A single Capricornis sumatraensis isolate serow.1 chromosome 20, serow.2, whole genome shotgun sequence DNA region contains:
- the TEAD2 gene encoding transcriptional enhancer factor TEF-4 isoform X1 — MGEPRAGAPLDDGSGWTGSEEGSEEGTGGSEGAGGDGGPDAEGVWSPDIEQSFQEALAIYPPCGRRKIILSDEGKMYGRNELIARYIKLRTGKTRTRKQVSSHIQVLARRKSREIQSKLKDQVSKDKAFQTMATMSSAQLISAPSLQAKLGPAGPQTPELFQFWSGSSGPPWNVPDVKPFSQTPFSLSLTPPSTDLPGYEPPQALSPPALPPPAPSPPAWQARALGTARLQLVEFSAFVEPPDATDSYQRHLFVHISQHCPSPGAPPLESVDVRQIYDKFPEKKGGLRELYDRGPPHAFFLVKFWADLNWGPSGEEVGAGGSSGGFYGVSSQYESLEHMTLTCSSKVCSFGKQVVEKVETERAQLEDGRFVYRLLRSPMCEYLVNFLHKLRQLPERYMMNSVLENFTILQVVTNRDTQELLLCTAYVFEVSTSERGAQHHIYRLVRD; from the exons ATGGGGGAACCCCGGGCTGGGGCCCCTCTGGACGATGGCAGCGGCTGGACAGGAAGTGAGGAAGGAAGCGAGGAGGGCACCGGCGGCAGTGAGGGGGCGGGGGGCGACGGGGGCCCAGACGCAGAAGGTGTCTGGAGTCCAGACATCGAGCAGAGCTTCCAGGAGGCCCTGGCCATCTACCCGCCCTGTGGCCGGCGGAAAATCATCCTGTCTGATGAAGGCAAGATGTATG GTCGGAATGAGCTGATTGCCCGCTACATCAAGCTGAGAACGGGAAAGACCCGAACTCGCAAACAG GTCTCTAGTCACATCCAGGTTTTGGCCCGAAGGAAATCGAGGGAAATCCAGTCCAAGCTCAAG GACCAGGTTTCCAAGGACAAGGCTTTCCAGACAATGGCCACCATGTCCTCTGCCCAGCTCATCTCAGCACCTTCCCTGCAGGCCAAACTGGGTCCCGCCGGTCCTCAG ACCCCGGAGCTTTTCCAGTTTTGGTCGGGGAGTTCTGGGCCCCCATGGAATGTTCCTGA TGTGAAGCCATTCTCGCAGACACCGTTCTCCTTGTCACTGACTCCTCCATCTACTGACCTCCCAG GGTACGAGCCCCCCCAAGCCCTCTCACCTCCCGCTTTGCCCCCACCTGCCCCATCACCCCCAGCCTGGCAGGCTCGGGCTCTGGGCACTGCTCGGTTGCAGCTGGTGGAGTTCTCGGCCTTTGTGGAACCACCGGATGCAACTGACTCT TACCAGAGGCACCTGTTTGTACACATCAGCCAGCACTGCCCCAGCCCTGGAGCGCCCCCCCTCGAGAGTGTGGACGTCCGGCAGATCTACGACAAATTCCCCGAGAAAAAGGGTGGTCTGCGGGAGCTGTATGATCGCGGGCCCCCCCATGCCTTCTTCCTGGTCAAATTCTGG gcGGACTTGAACTGGGGCCCGAGTGgtgaggaggtgggggcaggcGGCAGCAGCGGTGGCTTCTATGGAGTGAGCAGCCAGTATGAGAGCCTGGAACACATGACCCTCACCTGTTCCTCCAAGGTCTGCTCCTTCGGCAAGCAGGTGGTGGAGAAGGTGGAG ACGGAGCGTGCCCAGCTGGAGGACGGAAGGTTCGTGTACCGCCTGCTGCGCTCACCCATGTGCGAGTACCTGGTGAATTTTCTGCACAAATTGCGGCAGCTGCCCGAGCGTTATATGATGAACAGCGTCCTGGAGAACTTCACCATCCTGCAG GTGGTGACAAACAGAGACACCCAGGAACTGTTGCTCTGCACCGCCTACGTCTTTGAAGTCTCCACCAGTGAGCGGGGGGCCCAGCACCACATTTATCGCCTGGTCAGGGACTGA
- the DKKL1 gene encoding dickkopf-like protein 1 isoform X1 codes for MWHQIFQLLLLSSASVPPSTAAPIRDGDVQESSSGFLGLQSLLQGFTRLFLKDDLLRGMDSFFSAPMDFRGLPRNYHQEENQERRLGNNTLSSHLQIDKVTDNKTGEVVISEKVVASIEPGEGSLKGDWKVPKIEEKEALAPVPKAVDSFHPEPHPRVAFWIMKLPRRRSHQDTQEGGHWLSEKRHRLQAIRDGLREGTREDGLEESVQSSSHSRLPARKTHFLYILRPSQQL; via the exons ATGTGGCACCAGATATTCCAGTTGCTGCTGCTCTCCTCTGCCTCGGTGCCCCCCTCCACTGCAGCCCCGATCCGCGATGGTGACGTCCAGGAGAGCTCCTCAGGTTTTCTAGGTCTTCAGAGTCTACTCCAAGGCTTCACACGGCTTTTCCTGAAA GATGACCTGCTGCGGGGCATGGACAGCTTCTTCTCTGCCCCTATGGACTTCCGGGGCCTCCCTAGGAACTACCACCAAGAAGAGAACCAGGAGCGCAGGCTGGGAAACAACACTCTCTCCAGCCACCTCCAGATTGACAAG GTGACCGACAACAAGACAGGAGAGGTGGTGATCTCTGAAAAGGTGGTGGCATCCATTGAGCCAGGAGAGGGGAGTTTGAAGGGTGACTGGAAG GTTCCTAAGATAGAGGAGAAGGAGGCCCTGGCGCCGGTCCCAAAGGCCGTGGACAGCTTCCACCCGGAGCCCCATCCCCGAGTGGCCTTCTGGATCATGAAGCTGCCGCGGCGGAGGTCCCACCAGGATACCCAGGAGGGCGGCCACTGGCTCAGTGAGAAGCGACACCGTCTGCAGGCCATCCGGGATGGGCTCCGAGAAGGGACCCGCGAGGACGGACTGGAAGAGAGCGTGCAGAGCTCCTCTCACTCCAGGCTGCCCGCCCGGAAGACCCACTTCCTGTACATCCTCAGGCCTTCCCAGCAGCTGTAG
- the TEAD2 gene encoding transcriptional enhancer factor TEF-4 isoform X2, whose protein sequence is MGEPRAGAPLDDGSGWTGSEEGSEEGTGGSEGAGGDGGPDAEGVWSPDIEQSFQEALAIYPPCGRRKIILSDEGKMYGRNELIARYIKLRTGKTRTRKQVSSHIQVLARRKSREIQSKLKDQVSKDKAFQTMATMSSAQLISAPSLQAKLGPAGPQVAWTPELFQFWSGSSGPPWNVPDVKPFSQTPFSLSLTPPSTDLPGYEPPQALSPPALPPPAPSPPAWQARALGTARLQLVEFSAFVEPPDATDSYQRHLFVHISQHCPSPGAPPLESVDVRQIYDKFPEKKGGLRELYDRGPPHAFFLVKFWADLNWGPSGEEVGAGGSSGGFYGVSSQYESLEHMTLTCSSKVCSFGKQVVEKVETERAQLEDGRFVYRLLRSPMCEYLVNFLHKLRQLPERYMMNSVLENFTILQVVTNRDTQELLLCTAYVFEVSTSERGAQHHIYRLVRD, encoded by the exons ATGGGGGAACCCCGGGCTGGGGCCCCTCTGGACGATGGCAGCGGCTGGACAGGAAGTGAGGAAGGAAGCGAGGAGGGCACCGGCGGCAGTGAGGGGGCGGGGGGCGACGGGGGCCCAGACGCAGAAGGTGTCTGGAGTCCAGACATCGAGCAGAGCTTCCAGGAGGCCCTGGCCATCTACCCGCCCTGTGGCCGGCGGAAAATCATCCTGTCTGATGAAGGCAAGATGTATG GTCGGAATGAGCTGATTGCCCGCTACATCAAGCTGAGAACGGGAAAGACCCGAACTCGCAAACAG GTCTCTAGTCACATCCAGGTTTTGGCCCGAAGGAAATCGAGGGAAATCCAGTCCAAGCTCAAG GACCAGGTTTCCAAGGACAAGGCTTTCCAGACAATGGCCACCATGTCCTCTGCCCAGCTCATCTCAGCACCTTCCCTGCAGGCCAAACTGGGTCCCGCCGGTCCTCAGGTGGCCTGG ACCCCGGAGCTTTTCCAGTTTTGGTCGGGGAGTTCTGGGCCCCCATGGAATGTTCCTGA TGTGAAGCCATTCTCGCAGACACCGTTCTCCTTGTCACTGACTCCTCCATCTACTGACCTCCCAG GGTACGAGCCCCCCCAAGCCCTCTCACCTCCCGCTTTGCCCCCACCTGCCCCATCACCCCCAGCCTGGCAGGCTCGGGCTCTGGGCACTGCTCGGTTGCAGCTGGTGGAGTTCTCGGCCTTTGTGGAACCACCGGATGCAACTGACTCT TACCAGAGGCACCTGTTTGTACACATCAGCCAGCACTGCCCCAGCCCTGGAGCGCCCCCCCTCGAGAGTGTGGACGTCCGGCAGATCTACGACAAATTCCCCGAGAAAAAGGGTGGTCTGCGGGAGCTGTATGATCGCGGGCCCCCCCATGCCTTCTTCCTGGTCAAATTCTGG gcGGACTTGAACTGGGGCCCGAGTGgtgaggaggtgggggcaggcGGCAGCAGCGGTGGCTTCTATGGAGTGAGCAGCCAGTATGAGAGCCTGGAACACATGACCCTCACCTGTTCCTCCAAGGTCTGCTCCTTCGGCAAGCAGGTGGTGGAGAAGGTGGAG ACGGAGCGTGCCCAGCTGGAGGACGGAAGGTTCGTGTACCGCCTGCTGCGCTCACCCATGTGCGAGTACCTGGTGAATTTTCTGCACAAATTGCGGCAGCTGCCCGAGCGTTATATGATGAACAGCGTCCTGGAGAACTTCACCATCCTGCAG GTGGTGACAAACAGAGACACCCAGGAACTGTTGCTCTGCACCGCCTACGTCTTTGAAGTCTCCACCAGTGAGCGGGGGGCCCAGCACCACATTTATCGCCTGGTCAGGGACTGA
- the TEAD2 gene encoding transcriptional enhancer factor TEF-4 isoform X3 yields MGEPRAGAPLDDGSGWTGSEEGSEEGTGGSEGAGGDGGPDAEGVWSPDIEQSFQEALAIYPPCGRRKIILSDEGKMYGRNELIARYIKLRTGKTRTRKQVSSHIQVLARRKSREIQSKLKALNVDQVSKDKAFQTMATMSSAQLISAPSLQAKLGPAGPQTPELFQFWSGSSGPPWNVPDVKPFSQTPFSLSLTPPSTDLPGYEPPQALSPPALPPPAPSPPAWQARALGTARLQLVEFSAFVEPPDATDSYQRHLFVHISQHCPSPGAPPLESVDVRQIYDKFPEKKGGLRELYDRGPPHAFFLVKFWADLNWGPSGEEVGAGGSSGGFYGVSSQYESLEHMTLTCSSKVCSFGKQVVEKVETERAQLEDGRFVYRLLRSPMCEYLVNFLHKLRQLPERYMMNSVLENFTILQVVTNRDTQELLLCTAYVFEVSTSERGAQHHIYRLVRD; encoded by the exons ATGGGGGAACCCCGGGCTGGGGCCCCTCTGGACGATGGCAGCGGCTGGACAGGAAGTGAGGAAGGAAGCGAGGAGGGCACCGGCGGCAGTGAGGGGGCGGGGGGCGACGGGGGCCCAGACGCAGAAGGTGTCTGGAGTCCAGACATCGAGCAGAGCTTCCAGGAGGCCCTGGCCATCTACCCGCCCTGTGGCCGGCGGAAAATCATCCTGTCTGATGAAGGCAAGATGTATG GTCGGAATGAGCTGATTGCCCGCTACATCAAGCTGAGAACGGGAAAGACCCGAACTCGCAAACAG GTCTCTAGTCACATCCAGGTTTTGGCCCGAAGGAAATCGAGGGAAATCCAGTCCAAGCTCAAG GCCCTGAATGTG GACCAGGTTTCCAAGGACAAGGCTTTCCAGACAATGGCCACCATGTCCTCTGCCCAGCTCATCTCAGCACCTTCCCTGCAGGCCAAACTGGGTCCCGCCGGTCCTCAG ACCCCGGAGCTTTTCCAGTTTTGGTCGGGGAGTTCTGGGCCCCCATGGAATGTTCCTGA TGTGAAGCCATTCTCGCAGACACCGTTCTCCTTGTCACTGACTCCTCCATCTACTGACCTCCCAG GGTACGAGCCCCCCCAAGCCCTCTCACCTCCCGCTTTGCCCCCACCTGCCCCATCACCCCCAGCCTGGCAGGCTCGGGCTCTGGGCACTGCTCGGTTGCAGCTGGTGGAGTTCTCGGCCTTTGTGGAACCACCGGATGCAACTGACTCT TACCAGAGGCACCTGTTTGTACACATCAGCCAGCACTGCCCCAGCCCTGGAGCGCCCCCCCTCGAGAGTGTGGACGTCCGGCAGATCTACGACAAATTCCCCGAGAAAAAGGGTGGTCTGCGGGAGCTGTATGATCGCGGGCCCCCCCATGCCTTCTTCCTGGTCAAATTCTGG gcGGACTTGAACTGGGGCCCGAGTGgtgaggaggtgggggcaggcGGCAGCAGCGGTGGCTTCTATGGAGTGAGCAGCCAGTATGAGAGCCTGGAACACATGACCCTCACCTGTTCCTCCAAGGTCTGCTCCTTCGGCAAGCAGGTGGTGGAGAAGGTGGAG ACGGAGCGTGCCCAGCTGGAGGACGGAAGGTTCGTGTACCGCCTGCTGCGCTCACCCATGTGCGAGTACCTGGTGAATTTTCTGCACAAATTGCGGCAGCTGCCCGAGCGTTATATGATGAACAGCGTCCTGGAGAACTTCACCATCCTGCAG GTGGTGACAAACAGAGACACCCAGGAACTGTTGCTCTGCACCGCCTACGTCTTTGAAGTCTCCACCAGTGAGCGGGGGGCCCAGCACCACATTTATCGCCTGGTCAGGGACTGA
- the DKKL1 gene encoding dickkopf-like protein 1 isoform X2, with product MWHQIFQLLLLSSASVPPSTAAPIRDGDVQESSSGFLGLQSLLQGFTRLFLKDDLLRGMDSFFSAPMDFRGLPRNYHQEENQERRLGNNTLSSHLQIDKVTDNKTGEVVISEKVPKIEEKEALAPVPKAVDSFHPEPHPRVAFWIMKLPRRRSHQDTQEGGHWLSEKRHRLQAIRDGLREGTREDGLEESVQSSSHSRLPARKTHFLYILRPSQQL from the exons ATGTGGCACCAGATATTCCAGTTGCTGCTGCTCTCCTCTGCCTCGGTGCCCCCCTCCACTGCAGCCCCGATCCGCGATGGTGACGTCCAGGAGAGCTCCTCAGGTTTTCTAGGTCTTCAGAGTCTACTCCAAGGCTTCACACGGCTTTTCCTGAAA GATGACCTGCTGCGGGGCATGGACAGCTTCTTCTCTGCCCCTATGGACTTCCGGGGCCTCCCTAGGAACTACCACCAAGAAGAGAACCAGGAGCGCAGGCTGGGAAACAACACTCTCTCCAGCCACCTCCAGATTGACAAG GTGACCGACAACAAGACAGGAGAGGTGGTGATCTCTGAAAAG GTTCCTAAGATAGAGGAGAAGGAGGCCCTGGCGCCGGTCCCAAAGGCCGTGGACAGCTTCCACCCGGAGCCCCATCCCCGAGTGGCCTTCTGGATCATGAAGCTGCCGCGGCGGAGGTCCCACCAGGATACCCAGGAGGGCGGCCACTGGCTCAGTGAGAAGCGACACCGTCTGCAGGCCATCCGGGATGGGCTCCGAGAAGGGACCCGCGAGGACGGACTGGAAGAGAGCGTGCAGAGCTCCTCTCACTCCAGGCTGCCCGCCCGGAAGACCCACTTCCTGTACATCCTCAGGCCTTCCCAGCAGCTGTAG